AGAAGTAGCGATACACTACTGCCGCTTCCAGCGCCCTTTCCCCCACGGTGCCTAGTCGGCCGGGTTTGAAATCGCGTTACCCCATCAGCCGGCTGTTTACTGTGAAGCGAATAGTTGAACATCGCAATCAGCTGTGCTGCGCGACCTTTTCCAATCGCGGCATCATTTTCAGCGTCATCCTGATCTCGAAAAAGTTTAATCCGAAGTACAGAATCCGATTCTACCGCAATAAACCCAGACACCTTTTGTTGATTAGCTTTTGAAAGCGGAACCAGGCAAATAAGGGTTTCTCCCCTTGTGCCGGTAAGTGCGCTGCCCCACCTGGCTAGTCCCATTGACCGTTCAAGCTGGCACAAATAGGTCTGGCCGTTATGATCAGCACGGAGGCGTGCAACAGCCTGATTGACCAGCGGGTCATCGTATGAAATTTCATTATCAATGTTTCCTGTGGCAGGGGCTTGTTTTTCACAGGAGTGTAACCCTGCGATAAACAAACCGGTTAAAACCATCACTGCTGCCAGCGCGGCGGATTTTCGACATCCGCAAAACTCAAACTTCCTCATATCCTCTCTCCTCAAAAAATTATGCTATAAAAACTTGTGCATTTCCACCAGCTGTAGAAAAAAAATGGCCCCGCCGCAGGTGTCCCATCTCACCCATCAACCTCAACCCGCAAGCGGGAACCATTCCTCCTCTCCTACATCTACCTAGCCTGTTATTCCGAAAAATGACCTGATGATGGTTGCCACCACCACTAAAAAAATGCAACTTCCAAACCATGCGGCTGCAACCTTACTGGTATCCTGATCGCCGGAGTTCCATTTCTGATAAACCTTTACTGCGCCAATCAATCCCAGAATCGCACCCACAGCATACATTAAATTGGTGCCATCGGTAAAGTAACCCCTCACCTGGGTATTGGCTGCCTGAATACCAGCCTTTCCATCCTGTGCATACCCTGCCACCTTCACTCCCAGCAACACAACCGCGATCGCAGCTGTCCTGCAAACT
This genomic interval from Chitinophaga horti contains the following:
- a CDS encoding DUF4134 domain-containing protein, with product MRKRVVKVCRTAAIAVVLLGVKVAGYAQDGKAGIQAANTQVRGYFTDGTNLMYAVGAILGLIGAVKVYQKWNSGDQDTSKVAAAWFGSCIFLVVVATIIRSFFGITG